In a single window of the Planctomycetia bacterium genome:
- a CDS encoding ABC transporter permease yields MTLAGRLHEIIRARTIVKNFLLEDIKVKYRRSVLGFLWSLLNPLLMLVVISAAFATLFAGTKGQYTLHLLATLLPWTCVSLSIEGGCRSILQSENYIRQYRFPKLIFPMRTILFAFVELLLALVALLPIALFLGMKPGPPLALLPYAILLLLIMLVGLGAMASVAVVYFRDAEHLIAVFMRAWFYLTPILIPFEAIPDKYQKYFALNPMYHMLELFDAPIARGVWPSSTVLLTATVVATASFVVGLSVFFRVEDDVIFRL; encoded by the coding sequence ATGACCCTTGCGGGTCGACTTCACGAAATCATTCGCGCCAGGACCATCGTCAAGAACTTTCTCCTTGAAGATATCAAGGTGAAGTACCGCCGCTCCGTCCTCGGTTTCCTCTGGTCGCTGCTCAACCCGCTCCTCATGCTCGTGGTCATATCCGCCGCTTTTGCGACCCTCTTCGCCGGCACCAAGGGCCAGTACACCCTGCATCTCCTTGCGACGCTGCTGCCGTGGACCTGTGTCTCGCTCTCGATCGAGGGCGGGTGTCGTTCGATCCTGCAATCCGAGAACTACATTCGCCAGTACCGCTTTCCCAAGCTCATTTTCCCAATGCGGACCATCCTGTTCGCTTTTGTTGAGTTGCTCCTGGCCCTTGTTGCTTTATTGCCGATCGCTCTGTTTCTCGGCATGAAGCCTGGACCGCCGTTGGCCCTCCTTCCTTATGCGATCCTGCTACTTCTGATCATGCTGGTGGGTCTCGGCGCGATGGCTTCGGTTGCCGTGGTCTATTTCCGCGACGCCGAGCACCTCATAGCGGTGTTCATGCGAGCATGGTTCTATCTGACGCCGATCCTGATCCCCTTTGAAGCCATTCCCGACAAGTACCAGAAGTACTTCGCGCTAAATCCCATGTATCACATGCTGGAACTTTTCGACGCCCCGATTGCGCGGGGCGTCTGGCCATCTTCGACTGTCTTGCTCACTGCCACCGTCGTTGCCACGGCGAGCTTTGTCGTCGGACTGTCCGTGTTTTTCCGAGTCGAGGACGATGTGATTTTCCGCCTATAA
- a CDS encoding YfhO family protein: MTGPAAFSASNRGPWRHVWPMLVLLLLFVSFYSPYMIAARAFPYDFQGPHYAMLSRNALFNANGETPLWLPQFWGGMSHCAIPETGLYYPFHKLLYVGGDAFSIKRFVWYTLAHILFGAIGAYRLARSFGCDRFSSVFGGVFFFGCGYLCGHLQHSTIVFQFAWFPWIFTSLIRSYRRDWLRHTLAAGILLGVCGLAGSYIVYFAVIGTSTLIVLRALLSRGNWRMILGQTLARIAILGAGYVIISAAVILPALEAGGQYIRGSYDEWFYPLDLRGVGQILFPQMGYLGDPTLDQTMFIGVVPLLLATFAVRGRYRAWPIVLICVAAIFFVLGFQSSTFIGRWASRTLPGYKLIRGVMNAWGVTQLALLPLVALGVGRILQSTEPDLPARWRRHAIIVAALLGILVVLQAAFGTEQAVALIRTQSTLAAAFLLAAFAVGALAAAHRVGSIRRKFAGILLLLVFFIELATTNSNIPGVNTDSRSLDATRRRALAVKSTEPMSAGGPYRYDLYSPKLGGHPLAGFLSLYSETAEGLWGWDSGDMVPQNAYVLQGLASNFAPQFEKLFSLRHIRPGDYPRFHNAGSAAALRRRFDLPAYKLFGVRYVIDNRSWEQFTLPGAPRPVSTRSIGEAIYYELPDPLPRAFLVDKAVTHEREGDVLRAVIAEDFDPSKVVHFFDSVEPQTTSAPAAGAAPFDGTRVVSINDYKGDRIKLSVATDKPRWLFISNAYWPGWRATIDGVVEPISRANFAFQAIPISPGAHEVMIEYAPRSLAIGCWATYAGGFFLLVAWGAISCRDLIRGARRSAA; this comes from the coding sequence GTGACCGGGCCTGCCGCGTTTTCTGCTTCGAATCGCGGGCCGTGGCGACATGTCTGGCCCATGCTCGTCCTGCTGCTCCTGTTTGTGAGCTTCTACTCACCCTACATGATCGCCGCCCGGGCCTTTCCCTACGACTTTCAGGGCCCGCACTATGCCATGCTTTCCCGCAATGCACTCTTCAATGCGAACGGCGAAACCCCACTCTGGCTGCCGCAGTTCTGGGGAGGCATGAGCCACTGCGCCATCCCCGAGACCGGACTCTATTATCCGTTTCACAAATTGCTCTACGTCGGCGGCGACGCATTTTCCATCAAGCGATTCGTCTGGTACACGCTGGCCCACATCCTATTCGGCGCCATCGGCGCATACCGACTGGCTCGCTCATTTGGCTGCGACCGCTTCTCGTCCGTCTTCGGAGGCGTCTTCTTCTTCGGCTGCGGCTATCTCTGCGGCCATCTGCAGCACTCGACGATTGTGTTTCAGTTCGCATGGTTTCCGTGGATCTTTACGAGCCTCATCCGTAGCTATCGCCGAGACTGGTTGCGGCACACCCTTGCTGCGGGAATTTTGCTGGGCGTTTGCGGTCTCGCCGGTTCATACATCGTTTACTTCGCCGTCATCGGCACCTCAACGCTCATCGTCCTGCGAGCACTGCTTTCTCGCGGCAACTGGCGAATGATTCTCGGGCAAACTTTAGCCCGCATAGCGATCCTCGGCGCAGGCTACGTCATCATCTCCGCCGCAGTCATTCTCCCGGCCCTGGAAGCAGGCGGCCAATACATTCGCGGCAGCTACGATGAGTGGTTCTATCCCCTCGACCTTCGCGGCGTCGGACAGATTCTCTTCCCGCAAATGGGCTACCTCGGCGATCCCACGCTCGACCAGACCATGTTCATCGGCGTCGTACCGCTTCTCCTTGCCACATTCGCTGTTCGCGGTCGCTATCGGGCATGGCCCATCGTGCTCATCTGCGTTGCTGCGATTTTCTTCGTCCTCGGGTTTCAGTCATCGACTTTCATCGGCCGTTGGGCTTCGCGCACCCTGCCCGGCTACAAGCTGATTCGCGGTGTGATGAATGCCTGGGGCGTGACACAGCTCGCGCTGCTGCCGCTGGTCGCTCTGGGAGTCGGTCGCATCCTGCAATCGACGGAGCCTGACCTGCCCGCTCGCTGGCGTCGGCACGCGATCATCGTCGCGGCGCTGCTCGGTATCCTCGTCGTCTTACAGGCAGCCTTCGGAACCGAGCAGGCAGTCGCATTGATTCGCACGCAGTCCACGCTTGCCGCCGCATTCCTCCTCGCGGCGTTCGCCGTCGGCGCGCTGGCCGCCGCGCATCGGGTCGGCAGCATCCGTCGAAAGTTTGCAGGCATTCTCTTGCTCCTGGTTTTCTTCATCGAACTTGCCACGACCAACTCCAACATCCCGGGCGTTAACACCGACAGCCGCAGCCTTGATGCGACGCGGCGGCGAGCACTTGCCGTTAAGTCTACCGAGCCGATGAGCGCCGGCGGACCCTACCGCTACGATCTCTACTCACCCAAGCTCGGCGGCCACCCGCTCGCGGGATTTCTTTCGCTTTACAGTGAAACCGCTGAGGGGTTATGGGGCTGGGATTCAGGCGACATGGTCCCCCAAAACGCTTACGTCCTTCAGGGACTCGCCAGCAACTTTGCCCCCCAGTTCGAGAAGCTGTTTAGCCTTCGTCACATCCGGCCCGGCGATTATCCGCGGTTTCACAACGCTGGATCCGCCGCGGCGCTGCGCAGGCGCTTCGATCTCCCGGCATACAAACTGTTCGGCGTGCGATACGTTATAGATAACCGTTCGTGGGAACAGTTCACGCTACCCGGTGCGCCGCGGCCCGTCTCGACGAGGAGTATCGGCGAAGCCATTTACTACGAACTCCCCGACCCCCTTCCCCGCGCGTTTCTCGTTGATAAAGCGGTGACGCACGAGCGCGAGGGCGACGTCCTCCGCGCCGTCATCGCCGAAGACTTCGATCCCTCCAAGGTCGTGCACTTTTTCGACTCGGTCGAGCCTCAAACCACGTCCGCGCCTGCTGCAGGGGCCGCGCCGTTCGACGGCACGCGTGTCGTGAGCATCAACGACTACAAGGGCGACCGCATCAAGCTCTCCGTCGCCACGGACAAGCCGCGATGGCTTTTCATCTCCAACGCCTACTGGCCCGGATGGCGGGCAACAATTGACGGCGTCGTCGAACCCATCAGTCGCGCGAACTTTGCATTCCAGGCGATTCCCATTTCGCCCGGGGCGCACGAGGTCATGATCGAATACGCGCCGCGCTCGTTGGCCATCGGCTGCTGGGCCACATACGCCGGTGGATTCTTCCTGCTCGTGGCGTGGGGTGCCATCAGTTGCCGAGATCTGATTCGCGGCGCCCGACGCTCGGCCGCCTGA
- the hemA gene encoding glutamyl-tRNA reductase: MIERLLYLGATHKTAALAVRERLAPGLDRIPLLLAGVRRHVDEAVIVNTCGRFELYAVAGDRARHEWLSWLASAMDQPSTSLATTLHARTGMDAAAHVLRVAAGFESRITGEDQILGQVRSAFVTATQAGSIGPMLSALFRAAIHAGRRVRFETGLGGGARSFAGLAVETLSAHFRDPASIKVLVIGSGSLAHDVAERCRRAGVREFHFVSRHIDRARLMAAEYGGIALSLDRLAESDIAVDSVIACAGARQALVRTNLAERLAAGRRDKEHPLLMIDLGVPRNIDEHAGAISGILLRDLDMLGGVTSAHAEEVAQAEAILVEELRRFRYWLAGRSAAPRIVRMLASAEGLAADAARQLRRDLHGPIIRLKEEAAA; the protein is encoded by the coding sequence ATGATTGAACGATTGCTCTACCTCGGTGCGACGCACAAGACGGCGGCGCTGGCCGTGCGTGAGCGACTGGCACCGGGGCTGGATCGCATCCCCCTGCTGCTTGCCGGCGTGCGGCGACACGTCGATGAGGCCGTGATCGTTAATACTTGCGGTCGCTTCGAGTTGTACGCGGTTGCTGGTGATCGTGCGCGGCACGAATGGCTAAGTTGGCTTGCTAGTGCAATGGATCAACCCTCCACGTCATTGGCGACTACGTTACATGCTCGCACGGGAATGGACGCGGCGGCACATGTCCTTCGCGTCGCGGCGGGATTTGAGTCTCGCATCACGGGAGAGGATCAGATCCTCGGTCAGGTGCGTTCGGCATTCGTGACCGCGACGCAAGCGGGCTCGATTGGGCCGATGCTGTCCGCCCTGTTTCGGGCGGCGATTCATGCAGGCCGGCGCGTGCGATTCGAAACTGGCTTGGGCGGCGGCGCACGGTCTTTTGCGGGACTCGCGGTTGAGACCTTGTCGGCTCACTTTCGCGACCCGGCATCGATCAAAGTGCTGGTGATCGGCAGCGGAAGTCTGGCGCACGATGTGGCCGAGAGATGCCGCCGAGCGGGGGTTCGAGAGTTTCACTTCGTGAGTCGTCACATTGATCGAGCGCGGCTGATGGCGGCAGAGTATGGCGGAATCGCCCTTTCGCTTGACCGACTTGCGGAATCGGATATCGCGGTCGATTCGGTGATAGCGTGCGCAGGCGCGCGACAGGCGTTGGTCAGGACGAATCTGGCCGAAAGGCTTGCCGCCGGGCGACGGGATAAGGAGCATCCGCTCTTGATGATCGACCTCGGCGTGCCGCGCAATATCGACGAACATGCAGGCGCGATCTCGGGCATCTTGCTGCGCGATCTGGACATGCTGGGCGGGGTGACGAGTGCACACGCGGAAGAAGTCGCGCAGGCTGAGGCGATTCTCGTTGAGGAACTGCGGCGCTTTCGATACTGGCTCGCCGGCCGCAGCGCCGCGCCGAGAATCGTCCGTATGCTCGCCAGCGCGGAAGGACTTGCGGCGGATGCCGCACGGCAACTACGTCGCGATCTACACGGTCCGATCATTCGTTTGAAGGAGGAGGCCGCGGCGTGA
- a CDS encoding sigma-70 family RNA polymerase sigma factor, producing the protein MNTTRASLLLRIRDRRDQSAWEEFDHIYRPMLYRFALMRGLDHSQAEDVVQHCMTAIGQHIEGFEYDPKKGRFKGWLRTLVNNRVRNLLRDCHERPAESQVFRVAEAKDANPEELFDQVWMDEHLKHALRMVRTEVEEATFRAFHLYVIEERDVEDVCKELGVNANQVHKAKYRITKRLAERMAELTDGAEEAR; encoded by the coding sequence ATGAACACGACACGTGCCAGTCTGCTCCTTCGAATTCGTGATCGCCGCGACCAGTCGGCCTGGGAGGAGTTCGACCACATCTATCGACCGATGCTCTACCGGTTCGCCCTGATGCGCGGACTCGACCACAGCCAGGCAGAGGACGTGGTCCAGCACTGCATGACCGCAATCGGCCAGCACATTGAGGGCTTCGAGTACGACCCCAAGAAGGGCCGCTTCAAAGGTTGGCTGCGGACCCTCGTGAACAATCGCGTTCGCAACCTGCTGCGAGATTGTCATGAGCGCCCTGCCGAGAGCCAGGTCTTCCGCGTGGCCGAGGCAAAAGACGCAAATCCCGAAGAGTTGTTCGATCAGGTGTGGATGGATGAGCATCTCAAGCACGCCCTCCGTATGGTGCGGACCGAGGTCGAGGAAGCGACCTTTCGGGCATTCCATCTCTATGTGATCGAGGAGCGGGATGTCGAAGATGTCTGCAAAGAACTCGGCGTAAATGCCAACCAGGTTCACAAGGCCAAGTACCGAATTACCAAGCGGCTCGCCGAGCGAATGGCCGAGCTCACCGACGGGGCCGAAGAGGCGAGATGA
- a CDS encoding NADPH-dependent assimilatory sulfite reductase hemoprotein subunit, producing the protein MAEEGAKKESRVEGYKRDSRRLRGTIKETLAGPATHFEDADANLLKFHGSYQQDDRDARRSLRDSGQGKAYMFMVRLAIPGGVVSPDQYLKLDELADVCGNGSLRVTSRQGFQFHGVLKEKLKETIAGVNRILLTTISACGDVERNVMACPAPLADQPHALLRQTARDIAVQLRPASRAYYEIWLDEDELVNTQEDEPFYGDAYLPRKFKTAISLDTDNCVDIYNNDCGLIAIVENDSIAGFNLVAGGGMGMTHGKADTIARLAEPIGFVEPANSVEAVKTVAAIFRDSGNRADRRHARLKYLLQDRGVDWFMEEFRRRVSFQLAPSRALPPPSYHDHLGKHAQGDGKFFYGLFIENGRIADRDTERMRSALRAIVRNYRPGLRLTASQNVLLTDLSEQAIAGVEKTLRDHGVRLVEELSAARRYSLACPALPTCGLAVSESERLMPTLIDRFEAELASLGLRDEPLTLRMTGCPNGCARPYTADISFVGHRPDVYNVFVGGGMPGDRVADLFAEDVATGDLLSTLRPLLTRWSKERQPNESLSDFYQRLAGVTSRRQFITGRETPTAGGLSLTVLP; encoded by the coding sequence ATGGCTGAAGAAGGCGCCAAGAAGGAATCGAGGGTCGAAGGTTATAAACGCGACAGCCGCCGTCTGCGCGGAACAATCAAGGAAACGCTTGCCGGGCCGGCGACGCACTTCGAAGACGCCGACGCCAATCTGCTGAAGTTCCACGGGTCCTATCAGCAGGATGATCGGGATGCACGGCGGAGCCTGCGCGACAGCGGTCAGGGCAAGGCCTACATGTTCATGGTGCGCCTGGCGATACCGGGCGGGGTCGTTTCCCCTGACCAGTATTTGAAGCTGGATGAGCTGGCGGACGTCTGCGGCAACGGCTCGTTGCGCGTCACCTCACGTCAGGGTTTCCAGTTTCACGGCGTGTTGAAGGAAAAGCTCAAGGAGACGATTGCCGGAGTTAATCGCATTCTTCTGACGACGATCTCTGCGTGCGGAGACGTAGAGCGAAACGTGATGGCGTGTCCCGCGCCATTGGCGGACCAGCCGCACGCCCTGTTGCGACAGACGGCGCGCGATATCGCCGTGCAACTGCGACCGGCCAGCCGGGCGTATTACGAAATCTGGCTGGACGAGGACGAACTCGTCAACACGCAGGAAGATGAGCCTTTTTACGGCGACGCCTACCTGCCTCGGAAATTCAAGACGGCGATCTCGCTGGACACGGACAATTGCGTGGATATCTACAACAACGACTGCGGACTCATCGCCATCGTCGAGAACGACAGCATCGCGGGATTCAATCTCGTCGCCGGCGGCGGCATGGGCATGACGCACGGCAAGGCGGATACGATCGCTCGACTGGCCGAGCCGATCGGCTTCGTTGAGCCGGCGAATTCCGTTGAGGCGGTGAAAACAGTTGCGGCGATCTTTCGTGACTCGGGTAATCGAGCGGATCGACGACATGCACGCCTGAAGTATCTGCTGCAGGATCGCGGCGTCGATTGGTTCATGGAGGAATTTCGTAGGCGAGTATCGTTTCAACTGGCGCCGTCCCGGGCACTTCCGCCGCCCAGCTATCACGACCATCTGGGAAAGCACGCACAAGGCGACGGCAAGTTCTTCTACGGACTGTTTATTGAGAACGGGCGGATTGCGGACCGCGACACCGAGCGTATGCGCTCGGCGCTGCGAGCGATCGTGCGTAACTATCGCCCGGGCCTTCGGCTCACGGCGAGTCAGAACGTCCTGCTGACAGATCTCAGTGAGCAGGCAATCGCGGGAGTTGAAAAGACGCTCCGAGATCATGGGGTGCGACTCGTTGAGGAGTTGTCCGCGGCACGGCGATACTCCCTGGCCTGTCCGGCGCTTCCCACGTGCGGCCTGGCCGTGTCCGAGTCGGAGCGGCTCATGCCGACGCTTATCGATCGCTTCGAGGCGGAACTGGCGTCGCTTGGCCTGCGCGACGAGCCGCTCACGCTTCGCATGACGGGCTGCCCCAACGGCTGCGCGCGGCCCTACACGGCGGATATCTCGTTCGTGGGTCACCGGCCGGATGTGTATAACGTGTTCGTCGGTGGAGGGATGCCGGGAGACCGCGTGGCGGATCTCTTCGCCGAGGATGTCGCAACGGGAGATCTCTTATCCACGTTGCGGCCGCTACTTACGCGATGGTCAAAAGAGCGGCAGCCAAACGAAAGCCTAAGCGATTTCTACCAACGGCTAGCCGGTGTCACATCCCGTCGACAATTCATTACCGGCAGAGAGACGCCGACAGCGGGCGGATTGTCTCTGACGGTGCTGCCATGA
- the hemC gene encoding hydroxymethylbilane synthase: MKRRALILAAHGSRHEPAANAMLRAWAEEIRRRGGFDDVIAAFHQGEPRFCEVLDTIESDEVVVVPVLTSQGFYCDEFLPKELSKNARYAGLRLTITPPVGVHPDSQALVARRLDELARRFDADPANSSVAIVGHGTKRNPKSRVATEELVEAIRRTSQFADVAAFFLDEEPGIEQIPTRLRHQSILVEPFLISGGHHANRDIPERLGIEPAGKLPCAARLADRTIVVDSSVGTDIRLIEVIESLARQAIQSPPLRLGTRGSRLARWQAQCVADLLRARGTQVEIVDISTLGDRIQDRPIDELGCDDPFSADIEAALDAGEIDFAVHSMKDLPVDRAIDEFGRLGVAAVLPRGEVTESLVSGDRRTLRELPSGAVIGTSSPRRAAQLLAQRPDLVVKPIRGAVDDRVRQVMAGRFDAAILATAGLARLGLLSDACEEFSLETFVPAPAQGAMAIQARRDDAEAWRLCAALDDAATRMAVTAELTFLRPYEHDGEWVAAAHATIEAECVTLRARLLSHDGQRVEDVRVNAIDPLEAAAEALRLLALRVTQPEELLR; this comes from the coding sequence GTGAAGCGACGGGCGCTGATTCTGGCCGCACACGGCAGTCGGCACGAGCCGGCTGCGAACGCAATGCTGCGCGCGTGGGCGGAGGAGATCAGGCGCCGAGGGGGATTTGACGATGTCATCGCGGCGTTTCATCAAGGAGAGCCCCGATTTTGCGAAGTGCTTGATACGATTGAGTCGGACGAAGTTGTCGTCGTGCCGGTGTTGACCAGCCAGGGTTTTTACTGTGACGAGTTTTTGCCGAAGGAGTTGAGTAAGAACGCGCGTTACGCCGGCTTGCGATTGACGATCACGCCGCCCGTCGGCGTACATCCGGATAGCCAGGCGCTCGTTGCCAGACGGCTGGATGAACTCGCGAGGCGGTTCGATGCTGATCCAGCGAACTCATCCGTCGCGATTGTGGGGCATGGGACGAAGCGAAATCCGAAGAGCAGGGTCGCCACGGAGGAGCTTGTCGAGGCGATTCGGCGCACCAGCCAATTCGCCGACGTCGCCGCCTTCTTCCTCGACGAGGAGCCGGGCATTGAGCAAATCCCGACTCGGCTGAGACATCAGTCGATTCTCGTCGAGCCCTTCCTGATCAGCGGCGGGCATCATGCAAATCGAGACATTCCCGAGAGGCTGGGGATCGAGCCGGCGGGCAAACTTCCGTGCGCGGCGCGCCTCGCCGATCGCACGATTGTTGTCGATTCATCCGTGGGAACAGATATTCGCCTAATTGAAGTGATTGAGTCACTGGCGCGTCAAGCAATTCAATCGCCCCCGCTTCGACTGGGGACACGCGGCAGCCGGCTGGCACGCTGGCAGGCGCAGTGCGTGGCTGATCTGCTTCGCGCGCGCGGGACGCAGGTGGAGATTGTCGATATCTCCACGCTGGGAGACCGCATACAGGATCGGCCGATCGACGAACTGGGCTGCGATGACCCGTTCTCGGCTGACATCGAGGCGGCACTCGATGCTGGTGAAATCGATTTCGCGGTTCATAGCATGAAAGACCTTCCGGTGGATCGTGCGATCGACGAATTCGGGCGGTTGGGCGTTGCCGCGGTTCTGCCGCGCGGGGAAGTGACGGAGTCGCTCGTTTCAGGTGATCGCAGGACGCTGCGCGAATTGCCGTCTGGCGCGGTCATCGGAACAAGCAGTCCGCGGCGGGCGGCGCAGCTCTTGGCACAGAGGCCCGACCTGGTGGTCAAACCGATTCGCGGGGCAGTGGATGACCGGGTCCGGCAGGTGATGGCCGGGCGGTTTGACGCGGCGATCCTGGCAACGGCGGGACTGGCGCGGCTTGGGCTGCTCAGCGATGCCTGCGAGGAATTCTCACTTGAGACGTTCGTGCCCGCTCCGGCGCAAGGGGCGATGGCGATTCAAGCGCGCCGCGACGATGCCGAAGCCTGGCGGCTGTGCGCGGCATTGGACGACGCGGCAACGAGAATGGCGGTGACGGCGGAACTGACATTTCTTCGGCCTTATGAACATGATGGCGAATGGGTTGCAGCCGCCCACGCAACTATTGAAGCCGAGTGCGTGACACTTCGGGCGAGGCTATTGTCGCACGATGGGCAGCGAGTTGAGGATGTGCGCGTGAATGCTATTGATCCGCTTGAGGCCGCCGCAGAGGCGCTGCGACTATTGGCGCTGAGAGTCACCCAGCCGGAGGAGTTGCTGCGATGA
- a CDS encoding DegT/DnrJ/EryC1/StrS family aminotransferase, with amino-acid sequence MPHRESKPDADFPISERMADRCISLPMFPEMTDEEVEFVISDTRQVLMTGGRQS; translated from the coding sequence ATGCCCCATCGCGAATCAAAACCCGACGCCGACTTCCCCATCAGCGAGCGCATGGCCGATCGCTGTATCAGTCTTCCCATGTTTCCTGAGATGACGGATGAAGAAGTCGAGTTCGTCATCAGTGATACCCGACAGGTCCTGATGACAGGAGGACGTCAATCGTGA
- a CDS encoding ABC transporter ATP-binding protein, with the protein MNPYIRADNISLRFRLYRNRHPNIKETVIHWLRGKSQDNGVTEFWALKDVSLNFSPGDRVGIVGRNGAGKSTLLRVLSGIYRPTSGRVEQEGFLIPLFTVGFGFNGELTGRENILQAGAILGIDRKEMTRRVESILDFAELQKFADSPVKYYSTGMAMRLAFTTATEVSPDILLLDEVFNGGDAGFQEKALARMRSLIERTKIVIMVSHSMELIEQFCNRAIWIRDGHAAMDGPPKEVIAAYLASISAGQPADSE; encoded by the coding sequence ATGAATCCATACATCCGCGCCGACAACATCAGCCTTCGTTTCCGGCTCTATCGGAACCGTCATCCGAATATCAAGGAAACGGTCATCCATTGGCTGCGCGGAAAGTCCCAGGACAACGGTGTCACTGAGTTCTGGGCGCTCAAGGATGTCTCGCTCAACTTCTCGCCCGGCGACCGAGTCGGCATTGTGGGCCGCAACGGCGCCGGTAAGAGCACGCTTCTCCGCGTACTTTCCGGCATCTATCGACCGACCAGCGGCCGAGTCGAGCAGGAGGGATTCCTGATTCCGCTCTTCACCGTTGGCTTCGGCTTCAACGGCGAACTCACCGGCCGGGAAAATATCCTTCAGGCGGGTGCCATTCTCGGCATCGACCGCAAGGAAATGACGCGCCGTGTCGAGAGCATTCTCGATTTTGCCGAGTTGCAGAAATTCGCGGATTCACCCGTCAAGTATTATTCGACCGGCATGGCCATGCGCCTGGCCTTCACCACCGCGACCGAGGTTTCTCCAGACATCCTCCTGCTCGACGAAGTCTTCAACGGCGGCGACGCCGGCTTTCAGGAAAAGGCCCTCGCCCGAATGCGATCGCTCATTGAGCGCACCAAGATCGTCATCATGGTCTCGCACTCGATGGAGCTCATTGAGCAATTCTGCAACCGCGCCATCTGGATTCGTGACGGACATGCCGCCATGGACGGTCCGCCCAAAGAGGTCATTGCCGCGTACTTGGCCTCCATCAGCGCTGGCCAACCGGCCGACAGCGAATAG
- a CDS encoding phosphoadenylyl-sulfate reductase, with amino-acid sequence MGLPVLPNDGKPARLGEASGPQELVAWSLRHFAGRRMEMSTSFGMEGCVLIDMYARSGQPLTVFYLDTMFFFPETYQLRDRMIERYPNLTFVNRGTTLTPEEQEKKHGPELWKTQPDLCCKIRKVDPMHGALDGVDVWITALRRSQSETRANIRVLEWDWKYQVLKLSPLAAWSRKDVWNYIRENGVPYNELNEKGYPTVGCTHCTIPVENLMIGDYSRDGRWAGSAKKECGLHGEGI; translated from the coding sequence GTGGGATTACCAGTGCTACCGAATGATGGCAAGCCGGCGCGGCTCGGTGAAGCGAGCGGTCCGCAGGAGCTTGTCGCCTGGAGCCTTCGCCATTTCGCGGGCAGACGGATGGAAATGAGCACCAGCTTCGGCATGGAGGGCTGCGTGCTGATCGACATGTATGCCCGAAGCGGGCAGCCGCTGACAGTTTTTTATCTCGACACGATGTTCTTTTTCCCGGAGACCTATCAACTGCGCGATCGGATGATTGAGCGATATCCGAACCTGACTTTCGTGAATCGCGGAACGACACTGACGCCGGAGGAGCAGGAAAAAAAGCACGGCCCGGAATTGTGGAAGACTCAGCCCGATCTCTGCTGCAAGATTCGCAAGGTCGATCCGATGCACGGCGCCTTGGACGGGGTGGACGTTTGGATCACGGCGCTGCGACGGAGTCAATCCGAGACCCGGGCGAACATTCGCGTGCTGGAATGGGACTGGAAGTATCAGGTGCTCAAGTTGAGCCCGCTGGCGGCATGGAGTCGCAAGGATGTCTGGAACTACATCAGGGAGAACGGCGTTCCGTACAACGAGCTTAACGAAAAGGGGTACCCGACGGTGGGGTGTACACACTGTACGATCCCGGTCGAGAATCTGATGATCGGAGATTACAGCCGCGACGGTCGTTGGGCGGGTTCGGCGAAGAAGGAGTGCGGGCTGCACGGTGAAGGCATCTGA